A window of Paenibacillus sp. 19GGS1-52 contains these coding sequences:
- a CDS encoding response regulator transcription factor — MRVLVVEDDTSLLKVICDIFEGEAFLTDAAETGDDGYYLAQQAIHDLIILDIMLPGMNGIEIVAKLRSQAMLVPIILLTAKDAVEDRVAGLDAGADDYLTKPFAVSELLARSRAVLRRRGTIGQEGELICGPLRLAPATREAFSREAPLHLTATEYQLLEFFLCNKDQILTRDQIFDRIWGFDSGSATTAVDVYVHHLRKKLTANDAGSYLQTVRGIGYIFKGEPHVQ; from the coding sequence ATGCGCGTACTTGTAGTGGAAGATGATACTTCTTTACTGAAGGTGATCTGTGATATTTTTGAAGGCGAAGCCTTCCTGACCGATGCCGCAGAGACTGGCGACGATGGTTATTATTTGGCCCAACAAGCCATCCATGATCTGATTATTCTCGACATTATGCTGCCTGGAATGAACGGGATTGAAATCGTCGCCAAATTAAGATCACAGGCGATGCTGGTTCCCATCATTTTGCTGACGGCTAAAGATGCTGTGGAAGATCGCGTGGCCGGGTTGGATGCTGGAGCCGATGATTACCTCACGAAACCCTTCGCCGTCTCGGAACTGCTGGCACGCTCAAGAGCGGTGCTAAGAAGACGCGGCACCATCGGCCAAGAGGGCGAATTGATCTGCGGTCCTCTTCGCTTAGCTCCGGCAACAAGAGAAGCCTTTAGCAGGGAGGCCCCTCTCCATTTAACAGCAACAGAATATCAATTATTAGAATTCTTTCTATGTAATAAAGACCAGATCCTAACCCGCGATCAAATATTTGATCGAATTTGGGGTTTCGATTCGGGGTCGGCCACGACGGCGGTTGATGTATATGTACATCATCTACGCAAGAAGCTCACTGCTAACGACGCTGGGAGTTATCTTCAGACTGTAAGAGGAATCGGCTATATTTTCAAAGGAGAGCCCCATGTTCAATAA
- a CDS encoding HAMP domain-containing sensor histidine kinase, giving the protein MFNKIRRRLVILNAVVFLLVLTVLSSFLYLHMRYRLFRDTDEVLSQAKAQIKTFHDLEELLRSDEANPQQDERTTYLFWNPEGELIGQSPRQSFSLNLANQFSNTETAGTPHTITADKHSYRVLKFSMQNQGTRDTPDNNISVGIVRSLEDINHTLTSLMLDITIGIIAGLLISILAGLFLARRALIPIRNSWEKQQQFVADASHELRTPVAVIHARTELLFRHPAHSIEQESSNIAVILNESKQMGKLLDDLLTLARSDSNQQQIQSSTIAIDVLLRNLSEQFQLLASIKDVEIITELQEPLSLWGDEARIRQLLIILLDNALKYTSSAGRITITSRVQAHSVYISVSDEGCGIPEDELPHVFERFYRGDKVRTRTEGGTGLGLSIAQWIVDEHGGVIHIDSKVNVGTRVEVLFPRKNSSARLS; this is encoded by the coding sequence ATGTTCAATAAAATTCGCAGAAGGCTGGTCATTCTGAATGCCGTTGTTTTCCTGCTGGTGCTTACTGTACTGAGTTCATTTCTGTATCTTCACATGCGATATCGCTTATTCCGTGATACAGACGAAGTTCTGAGCCAGGCCAAAGCGCAGATCAAAACATTTCACGACCTGGAGGAATTGCTGCGATCTGATGAGGCCAATCCCCAGCAGGATGAGCGAACGACTTATCTGTTCTGGAATCCTGAGGGTGAGCTGATCGGGCAGTCGCCTAGACAATCCTTCTCTCTGAATTTAGCGAATCAATTTAGCAATACAGAGACTGCTGGGACGCCTCATACGATAACTGCGGATAAGCATAGTTATCGGGTGCTGAAATTCTCGATGCAGAATCAAGGGACAAGGGATACGCCTGACAACAATATCTCCGTCGGGATTGTCAGAAGTCTGGAGGATATAAACCATACGCTCACTTCATTAATGTTGGATATCACTATAGGAATTATCGCTGGGCTACTCATTTCCATCTTGGCTGGGTTATTTCTGGCCCGGCGCGCGCTTATACCCATCCGGAATTCCTGGGAGAAGCAGCAGCAATTTGTTGCGGATGCCTCGCATGAATTACGAACACCAGTGGCGGTTATTCACGCACGAACAGAACTGCTCTTCCGGCACCCTGCGCATTCTATCGAACAAGAAAGCTCCAATATTGCGGTAATTCTTAATGAGAGCAAGCAGATGGGCAAGCTCTTGGATGACCTACTGACATTAGCCCGCTCTGATTCCAATCAACAGCAGATTCAATCGTCCACTATTGCAATAGATGTCCTATTGCGAAACTTGTCGGAGCAATTTCAGTTATTGGCAAGCATTAAGGACGTCGAGATCATCACCGAGCTGCAGGAGCCACTCTCCCTCTGGGGAGATGAAGCCAGAATAAGGCAGCTTCTGATTATCCTGCTGGATAATGCCCTGAAGTATACGTCATCAGCAGGACGGATTACGATAACCAGTCGAGTTCAGGCCCATTCTGTTTATATCAGCGTATCAGATGAGGGCTGCGGTATTCCTGAGGATGAGCTGCCGCATGTGTTTGAGCGGTTTTACCGTGGAGACAAAGTTAGAACCCGCACAGAAGGGGGAACTGGACTAGGGTTGTCCATAGCTCAATGGATTGTAGATGAGCATGGTGGAGTGATTCATATAGACTCGAAGGTAAATGTAGGAACCCGGGTTGAGGTACTCTTTCCTAGAAAGAACAGTAGTGCTAGGTTATCCTAG
- a CDS encoding sugar ABC transporter permease → MNLRESRRQTFYMYMFISPWIIGFLVFALYPILSSLYFSFTDYDIIHPPRFIGLANYTEMFHNDLFWKSVTVTLRYTFISVPVQLLLALGFALLLHQTIPLRGFFRTAMYFPSMVSGVAMSLLWYWIFNPQIGLFNYILSWFGIQGPAWLMNPDTALYALIIMTFWTAGSGMILFLAGLQSVPASLIEAANLDGAGRFRIFLNITLPMISPVLLFQLIMGLIDSFQVFTQAFVMTQGGPNYSTWFYVYNLYTSAFKEYRAGYSSALAWVLLVVVMLFTAIIMKLSKRYVHYEGGGHK, encoded by the coding sequence GTGAACCTTCGCGAAAGCCGGCGGCAGACTTTTTACATGTACATGTTCATTTCTCCTTGGATTATCGGCTTTCTAGTATTCGCCCTGTATCCGATCTTGTCATCGCTGTATTTCAGCTTTACCGATTATGACATTATCCACCCGCCTAGGTTCATCGGACTAGCCAATTATACCGAGATGTTTCACAATGATTTATTTTGGAAATCGGTAACGGTTACCCTGCGCTACACCTTTATCAGTGTACCGGTTCAATTGCTGTTGGCACTTGGATTTGCCCTACTGCTCCACCAGACTATCCCGCTCCGCGGGTTCTTCCGTACCGCTATGTATTTCCCAAGCATGGTGTCCGGCGTGGCTATGTCACTGCTATGGTATTGGATCTTCAACCCGCAGATTGGATTGTTTAATTACATTCTCTCCTGGTTCGGCATTCAAGGTCCGGCCTGGCTGATGAATCCAGATACTGCGCTGTATGCCCTGATTATCATGACCTTCTGGACAGCAGGCTCAGGCATGATTCTCTTTCTTGCAGGACTGCAAAGCGTCCCGGCCAGTCTGATCGAAGCGGCTAACCTCGATGGGGCAGGGCGCTTCCGGATTTTCCTGAACATTACGCTACCGATGATTTCGCCCGTGCTGCTCTTCCAGCTGATTATGGGCCTGATTGATTCCTTCCAGGTCTTTACCCAAGCCTTTGTCATGACTCAGGGCGGGCCGAATTACTCTACCTGGTTCTACGTTTACAACCTTTACACTAGCGCCTTCAAAGAATACCGCGCCGGTTATTCGTCAGCTTTGGCCTGGGTGCTGCTAGTCGTCGTCATGTTATTCACAGCCATCATTATGAAGCTATCGAAACGTTATGTTCACTACGAAGGAGGAGGCCACAAATGA
- a CDS encoding carbohydrate ABC transporter permease has product MSILKATGSRPSLSRPRPKVEPVKVFSFITLVVTTFLMLLPLFFMVSTSLKSKREMLKFPPTFLPESWQWSNYKDIFDTLQFGTMYMNSLIIAGLSVFGTLLSSALVAYGFARYRGKGNQFWFILLLSTMMLPYPAIMIPQFVLFSKMNWIDTFLPLIVPAFFGSAYNIFLLRQFFTTLPDELFDAGRIDGCGELRMWRTIALPLSGPALATVAIFAFIYSWNDLLTPVLYLSSSEKFTLPVGMASLTSSRFRIPPWHLLMVASVLAMVPIVTLFAVAQKQFVEGIVLTGIK; this is encoded by the coding sequence ATGAGTATTCTCAAAGCCACTGGCTCTCGTCCTTCGCTTTCCAGACCTCGGCCTAAAGTCGAACCGGTTAAGGTATTCAGCTTCATTACTTTAGTTGTTACAACGTTCCTGATGCTGCTGCCTTTGTTCTTCATGGTCTCCACCTCTCTGAAATCGAAGCGCGAGATGCTGAAATTCCCGCCGACCTTTTTGCCGGAGAGCTGGCAGTGGAGCAATTACAAGGACATTTTTGACACGCTGCAGTTTGGCACCATGTACATGAATAGTCTGATTATCGCTGGTCTGAGCGTCTTCGGTACGTTGTTGTCCTCGGCGCTAGTCGCTTACGGATTCGCCAGATACAGGGGCAAAGGCAATCAATTCTGGTTCATCCTGCTGCTGAGCACCATGATGCTGCCCTATCCGGCGATTATGATTCCGCAGTTTGTACTCTTTTCCAAAATGAACTGGATTGACACCTTCCTGCCCCTGATCGTGCCCGCGTTCTTCGGATCAGCCTATAACATCTTTCTGCTGCGCCAATTCTTCACTACACTGCCTGATGAACTGTTTGATGCTGGTCGGATTGACGGCTGCGGAGAACTGCGAATGTGGCGTACAATTGCCCTCCCACTCTCCGGACCGGCACTCGCAACTGTCGCTATCTTTGCTTTTATATATAGCTGGAATGATCTGCTAACCCCCGTGCTCTACTTAAGCTCCTCTGAGAAGTTCACACTTCCGGTAGGCATGGCGTCCCTCACCTCCTCGCGGTTTCGCATTCCGCCTTGGCATCTGCTAATGGTTGCATCCGTCCTGGCTATGGTTCCGATCGTCACCCTGTTCGCTGTCGCCCAGAAGCAGTTCGTAGAAGGTATTGTGCTCACAGGCATCAAGTAA
- a CDS encoding sugar ABC transporter substrate-binding protein: MNKNRKTLATVLAATTLIVTTLSGCSGGKSAGNVAGEANGGAANSGTNSEQVTITHYTIDSEDRTFIEKLIPEFEKEHPNIKVKVEKAPYEQFDSKLQTLIAGGKSPDVTSHYGYGGFAEYYNKDMLFDMTDLIKEDGFKAADYNIPDDLMKIYTVKDHTYGIPVNMYVTLMLYNKDMFDAAQLSYPPSDYEDKSWTFAAMVDKAKKMTVVSDNIAKTQYGVDFTWAERDMRPLYFGAEPYSEDTWTNGGVPSETHFDSPKVIAAYQKLFDLIFKDKVSPNSEWSKSVAGQNGDPFVAGKIGMSIGGSWNLAGANDFPFKIGVAAVPWGGNDKVRSTLYVDPLLILKDSKHPKEAFEWIKYLLTTDVQEKSIELSGGNPPVNTEAAEVYYKHFEGIDPADVKKVYEGAIKYGYESYNHLITNYSQINDMFINEIQPVETGHKTLEEVMPVIQKKVTEIIKR; this comes from the coding sequence ATGAACAAGAATAGAAAGACTCTGGCAACTGTACTCGCAGCGACCACTCTTATTGTTACGACCTTGTCAGGCTGCAGCGGCGGGAAATCAGCGGGAAATGTTGCAGGTGAAGCGAACGGTGGAGCTGCTAATTCAGGCACCAACAGCGAGCAGGTAACGATCACTCATTACACCATTGACTCTGAAGACCGCACATTTATCGAGAAGCTGATCCCGGAATTTGAGAAGGAACATCCGAACATTAAGGTCAAAGTGGAAAAAGCCCCGTACGAGCAGTTTGACAGCAAGCTGCAGACTCTAATCGCCGGAGGCAAATCACCGGATGTGACCAGCCACTATGGCTACGGCGGGTTTGCTGAATACTACAACAAAGATATGCTGTTTGATATGACCGATCTGATCAAGGAGGACGGCTTCAAAGCAGCGGATTATAATATTCCTGATGATCTGATGAAGATCTATACCGTAAAAGACCATACCTACGGCATTCCAGTCAATATGTACGTTACTCTGATGCTGTATAACAAGGATATGTTCGATGCGGCACAATTGTCCTACCCGCCAAGCGATTACGAGGATAAGAGCTGGACATTTGCTGCAATGGTGGACAAAGCCAAGAAAATGACCGTGGTCTCCGATAATATCGCCAAAACACAATACGGTGTCGACTTCACATGGGCAGAACGCGATATGCGGCCGTTATATTTTGGAGCTGAGCCTTACTCCGAGGATACGTGGACTAACGGTGGTGTGCCCTCCGAGACCCATTTTGACTCTCCCAAAGTCATTGCCGCTTACCAAAAATTGTTTGATCTGATCTTCAAGGATAAGGTGTCGCCGAACTCTGAATGGAGCAAAAGCGTAGCGGGTCAGAACGGTGATCCCTTTGTTGCTGGCAAAATCGGCATGTCCATCGGCGGCTCCTGGAACCTGGCTGGCGCCAATGATTTTCCGTTCAAAATCGGCGTAGCCGCAGTGCCTTGGGGCGGCAACGATAAGGTACGGAGTACACTGTATGTCGATCCGCTGCTTATACTGAAGGATTCGAAGCATCCGAAGGAAGCTTTTGAATGGATCAAATATCTACTAACAACTGATGTGCAGGAGAAATCCATTGAACTGAGCGGCGGCAACCCTCCGGTCAATACCGAAGCGGCAGAAGTCTACTATAAACACTTTGAGGGCATTGATCCGGCAGATGTGAAAAAAGTGTACGAAGGTGCTATCAAATACGGCTATGAATCCTACAACCATTTGATCACCAACTACTCGCAAATCAATGACATGTTCATTAATGAAATACAACCCGTCGAAACCGGACATAAGACGTTGGAAGAGGTCATGCCAGTGATTCAGAAGAAAGTAACCGAGATCATCAAACGCTAA
- a CDS encoding LacI family DNA-binding transcriptional regulator encodes MKVSIFDVAKRSGMSVVTVSRVLNGAPSVREKNRQKVLDAMKELDYRPNAAARSLASGKTGIIGLIVTTLQDSFFDAVVKELNEVLALHGYFLAISISTGIGSDDNHYLIQEDRVDGLILLSPMEEDNYIVELKRRGIPYVLIDNQKPENDTFSITIDNFKGGYAAASHLLEQGHTSIAHLCGQEMFRSTRERRSGFLQALQEKELIPFEIVHGEFDIGMGYSTCKRWLKQGTLPTAVFAGDDNIALGVINALMEEGIRVPEQVAVVGYDDHYIASQLHPHLTTLRQPADKIALAATTMLLSRISGKMKRGSSIRIDPELIIRESTSSK; translated from the coding sequence ATGAAAGTGAGTATTTTTGATGTAGCCAAAAGATCTGGAATGTCCGTCGTTACCGTATCACGAGTATTAAACGGAGCTCCATCGGTAAGGGAGAAGAACCGACAGAAGGTGCTCGATGCGATGAAAGAGCTGGATTATCGCCCGAATGCAGCTGCACGCAGCCTCGCAAGCGGCAAGACCGGCATCATCGGCCTGATTGTCACCACGCTGCAGGATTCCTTTTTTGATGCGGTGGTTAAAGAGCTGAATGAGGTGCTGGCCCTGCACGGCTATTTTCTAGCCATATCCATATCCACAGGCATCGGATCAGATGACAACCACTACCTGATTCAAGAGGATCGCGTAGATGGACTAATCCTGCTCTCCCCGATGGAAGAAGATAATTATATTGTGGAATTAAAGCGGCGGGGTATCCCTTACGTGCTGATTGATAACCAGAAGCCTGAGAATGACACCTTCTCAATCACGATAGACAACTTCAAGGGTGGATACGCGGCTGCCAGCCATCTACTGGAGCAGGGACATACCTCCATCGCCCATCTATGTGGACAGGAAATGTTCCGGAGTACGCGGGAGCGTCGCAGTGGATTCCTACAAGCGCTTCAGGAAAAGGAGCTTATCCCATTTGAAATTGTGCACGGCGAGTTTGACATCGGAATGGGCTACAGCACCTGCAAACGCTGGCTGAAGCAGGGGACACTGCCGACAGCAGTATTTGCCGGTGATGACAACATTGCCCTGGGCGTTATTAACGCTCTGATGGAGGAAGGCATTCGCGTGCCGGAACAGGTAGCCGTCGTTGGCTACGATGATCACTATATTGCTTCCCAGCTTCATCCGCATCTGACCACCCTGCGCCAACCTGCCGACAAGATTGCACTCGCAGCCACGACTATGCTGCTCAGCCGCATCTCGGGCAAGATGAAGCGCGGGTCCAGCATACGGATTGACCCAGAGCTTATCATACGTGAATCTACCTCTAGCAAGTAG
- a CDS encoding BadF/BadG/BcrA/BcrD ATPase family protein: protein MTYYLGIDGGGTKTYALLSDEYGNVLGTGRSGNGNHQTGGAEAAHSIQEATFEALAEAGLQLEDIQHAYLGLAGADREADYNILHPMIRKIGFTQYTINCDTIIGLRAGTNRSYGIALICGTGTNAAGRNPQGQHYQCGGFDYMYGDFGGGGSLNIEVFRSVIRAWDGREQPTLLTGLLLKLLGYERVDVLFNDFLDHGKQVPVDAARLLFEAAAEDDAVALEILQRQGVELGKSAVAVIHRLGMQKETFDVVLAGSLLTRGDRGWIRPLIEQAVLAAAPQATVVTLTTEPVVGAVWSAMEYGGISISEEVYENMRVYQDFAAIQPMIKTGVIDLDN, encoded by the coding sequence TTGACTTACTACTTGGGGATCGATGGGGGAGGAACCAAAACCTACGCTCTGCTGAGCGATGAATACGGCAATGTGCTCGGCACAGGCAGGAGCGGCAACGGCAACCACCAGACGGGGGGCGCTGAAGCCGCACACAGTATTCAGGAGGCTACGTTCGAGGCCTTAGCTGAAGCCGGACTCCAATTGGAGGACATCCAGCATGCCTACCTAGGGCTTGCGGGTGCCGACCGTGAAGCGGATTATAACATCCTCCATCCGATGATACGCAAGATCGGGTTTACCCAATACACCATTAACTGTGACACGATCATTGGTCTGCGCGCCGGTACGAACCGTTCTTATGGTATCGCTCTCATCTGTGGTACAGGCACGAATGCGGCCGGTCGAAATCCACAGGGACAGCATTATCAATGCGGAGGTTTTGATTACATGTACGGGGATTTCGGCGGGGGCGGCTCCCTTAACATTGAAGTCTTCCGCTCGGTCATCCGCGCTTGGGATGGACGGGAGCAACCCACCTTACTGACCGGACTGTTATTGAAGCTACTTGGCTATGAACGAGTTGACGTCTTGTTCAACGATTTTCTCGATCACGGCAAGCAAGTGCCCGTAGATGCGGCCCGCTTACTGTTCGAAGCGGCCGCCGAAGATGATGCCGTAGCTCTGGAGATTCTGCAGCGACAAGGTGTAGAGCTGGGTAAGTCGGCAGTGGCCGTCATACACAGACTAGGCATGCAGAAGGAAACCTTCGACGTAGTTCTGGCTGGAAGCCTGCTAACCCGAGGTGACCGCGGCTGGATTCGCCCACTGATCGAGCAGGCTGTACTTGCCGCTGCCCCTCAGGCTACAGTTGTTACCCTAACCACAGAGCCCGTAGTCGGTGCCGTATGGTCTGCCATGGAGTACGGCGGGATAAGTATTAGTGAAGAAGTATATGAGAACATGCGAGTTTATCAAGATTTCGCAGCTATTCAACCCATGATTAAGACAGGAGTGATTGATCTTGACAACTAA
- a CDS encoding 6-phospho-beta-glucosidase has product MTTKQGLKIAVIGGGSSYTPELVEGFIQHYKELPVRELWLVDIEPGQRKLNIVGNLAKRMVEKSGLPIEIHLTTDRRQAIAGADFVSTQIRVGMLDARARDESIPLKYGVIGQETTGPGGMMKALRTIPVILGICRDIEELAPNAWLLNFTNPAGMVTEAVLRYSTVKSIGLCNAPIGLIKQVSAKYSVAPDRVYAEFVGLNHLHWITRIDVEGEDKLDDMLADTTSYSAKNVPAREWNPEFLQSLHALPSYYLKYFYMTDAMLAEQLEAFKQGENRAKVVKRVEEELFELYSDPNLKDKPQQLEQRGGAFYSEAAVNLMRSLYNGTNDIQTLNVANRGILDFLPDDASIEVNCVVTKTGPLPLPLTKIPPMAKGLIHAVKTYEQLAIDAAVTGDRSLAIQALAHHPLVPSVEIAILMLDEMLEANKEYLPNFFGPVASV; this is encoded by the coding sequence TTGACAACTAAACAAGGACTTAAGATTGCCGTCATCGGCGGAGGCTCTTCCTATACACCGGAATTGGTAGAGGGCTTCATTCAGCACTATAAGGAACTGCCGGTTCGAGAGCTCTGGCTTGTCGATATTGAACCCGGACAACGCAAGCTGAACATTGTAGGTAATCTGGCGAAACGAATGGTAGAGAAATCGGGACTCCCGATTGAAATTCATCTGACGACTGACCGCCGCCAAGCCATTGCTGGCGCAGATTTTGTCAGTACACAGATCCGTGTAGGGATGCTGGATGCTCGTGCTCGTGATGAGTCTATACCGCTCAAATATGGTGTCATCGGCCAAGAAACAACTGGCCCTGGCGGGATGATGAAGGCGCTGCGCACAATACCCGTAATCTTAGGCATCTGCCGCGATATCGAGGAGCTGGCCCCCAATGCCTGGCTGCTCAATTTCACCAACCCGGCAGGTATGGTCACCGAGGCTGTTCTGAGATATTCCACCGTAAAGAGCATCGGTCTGTGCAATGCCCCTATCGGTCTAATCAAGCAAGTATCGGCCAAATACAGCGTCGCACCCGACCGCGTATATGCTGAATTCGTCGGCCTTAATCATCTGCACTGGATCACACGCATTGATGTTGAAGGAGAAGACAAGCTGGATGACATGCTCGCGGATACCACCAGCTATAGTGCCAAGAACGTTCCCGCTCGGGAGTGGAACCCCGAATTTCTGCAGTCCCTTCATGCCCTGCCTTCCTACTATTTGAAATATTTCTATATGACCGATGCCATGCTGGCAGAGCAGTTGGAAGCCTTCAAACAAGGCGAGAACCGGGCCAAGGTCGTCAAACGCGTGGAAGAAGAGCTATTCGAGCTCTACAGTGATCCCAATTTAAAAGATAAGCCACAGCAGCTGGAGCAGCGTGGTGGAGCCTTTTATTCCGAGGCCGCAGTTAATCTGATGAGATCACTATACAACGGCACGAACGATATCCAGACCCTCAATGTCGCCAACCGCGGCATCTTGGACTTTCTGCCTGACGATGCGAGCATTGAGGTCAACTGTGTGGTCACCAAGACTGGACCCCTGCCCTTGCCGCTAACCAAGATTCCACCTATGGCAAAGGGACTCATCCATGCCGTCAAAACCTACGAACAGCTGGCCATTGACGCCGCTGTAACCGGAGACCGCAGCCTGGCCATCCAAGCCTTGGCCCATCATCCACTCGTCCCGTCCGTCGAGATCGCGATTCTTATGCTGGATGAGATGCTGGAAGCCAATAAAGAGTATTTGCCGAATTTTTTTGGGCCAGTGGCTAGCGTTTAA
- a CDS encoding MurR/RpiR family transcriptional regulator: MTGSIVVQMKSMLTQLPESERKAASYMLDEPEEVSKLSIHALAEKAGTSAAAITRLCRSLGLTGFPDLKVRLSVDNAKPQMPGYYDIEPEETVPNVIRKTVSNSLQAIQDTVLHVQPEMIEQVVRSFDEASVIYMYGVGASAIVAADAAQKWLRLGKQAFALQDEHVIAAALASAPPHALFMGVSYSGNTREVVQLFRVAKQYGVRSIGLSRFGSHKISELADMMLYTPLAPEATLRSGATSSRLAQLVVIDILFFAYASTQYEETIAKLGRTHQAISFLK, encoded by the coding sequence ATGACGGGAAGCATCGTGGTGCAAATGAAGAGTATGCTGACACAGCTGCCGGAATCGGAACGTAAGGCAGCCAGCTATATGTTGGACGAGCCTGAGGAAGTCTCCAAGCTGAGTATTCATGCGCTTGCAGAGAAGGCGGGAACGAGTGCAGCTGCGATTACCCGGCTGTGCCGTTCGCTTGGATTGACGGGGTTCCCGGATTTAAAGGTCCGCCTCTCCGTCGATAATGCCAAACCACAAATGCCAGGGTATTACGATATCGAGCCTGAAGAAACAGTGCCTAATGTCATTCGCAAAACGGTCTCGAACAGCCTGCAGGCGATTCAAGATACCGTGCTGCATGTACAGCCGGAAATGATCGAGCAAGTGGTGCGGAGCTTTGATGAAGCCTCGGTAATTTATATGTATGGTGTCGGAGCTTCGGCCATCGTGGCCGCCGATGCCGCTCAGAAGTGGCTGCGTCTTGGTAAACAGGCATTCGCCCTGCAGGACGAGCATGTCATTGCCGCAGCGCTGGCAAGTGCTCCGCCTCATGCTCTATTTATGGGTGTCTCTTACAGCGGGAACACTAGAGAGGTAGTTCAGCTGTTTCGAGTGGCGAAGCAATATGGTGTCCGGTCTATTGGTTTGTCCCGATTTGGCAGTCACAAGATATCCGAATTGGCGGATATGATGCTGTATACACCGCTGGCGCCTGAAGCTACGCTGCGAAGTGGAGCAACCAGTTCGCGGTTGGCTCAACTGGTGGTGATTGATATCTTATTTTTTGCATATGCTTCTACCCAATATGAGGAAACCATTGCTAAGCTGGGACGGACTCATCAGGCGATTTCATTTCTGAAATAA